A DNA window from Myxocyprinus asiaticus isolate MX2 ecotype Aquarium Trade chromosome 45, UBuf_Myxa_2, whole genome shotgun sequence contains the following coding sequences:
- the mybpc1 gene encoding myosin-binding protein C, slow-type isoform X7, which translates to MPEPTKKDDGQPEENVAPVDAPSENSIEMTPTGKDDDVTASTPSPPPPAEDGNIPKKLSIDLPNDSDPESTRGRKDSVWSLGDGQAPEEIDKQMDSPPLSTLLIEKPQSGSITVGGDITFIAKVEAKDLLRKPTIKWFKGKWMDLASKTGKHLQLKESFDRFTKVHTFEMHIIKAKDNYAGNYRCEVTYKDKFDSCSFDLEVKEIPEVSQSIDIRSAFKRREHKQEETPEVDVWEILKNARPDEYEKIAFMYGITDLRGLLRRLKKTKKEEKKSEAFAKRLEPAYQVDKGGKIRLVVDLADPTVELKWYKNGQEIRPTPKYIFEHKGTQRIMVINNCQTNDDAAYSVTAGDEKCTTELFVKELPVNIVKQLEPVKTTVNERIELECEVSEEGAKVRWMKNGVEVPTGVRSRYRVKSEGTKHWLIIEDASKDDTGTYSLMATGGTSQAHVQVDLKPLKILQDLQSMTVLLGQPLKLSCDIYPGNIPGRWYRNGQLIQPNDHINILHRAKSHSLDIESSTIHDAGDYTFVPEGYSQTLSAKVHIIDPPKVHLEALNVQDNTVMIVAGNKLRLEIPISGEPAPRVVWMKGERVILDTGSRVRAETFADHTCLTIDVTEREDTGNYKIVLQNEAGEDTASIKVKVVDIPDPPESPLVPNVGGDWCTMTWEPPRYDGGSPILGYFIERKKKQSSRWMRLNFDLCKETTFEPKKMIEGVPYEVRIFAVNAIGASKPSEPSKPFIPLAVTSEPTMLVVDDVTDTTVTMKWRPPDTIGAAGLDGYQIEYCIEGTDDWILANKELTEKTKYTITGLPSTEKILVRVKAINAAGASPPRTTQHSILVKEVIEPPKIRIPRHLKQTYVRKVGEVVNLVVPFMGKPRPKVTWLKEGQPIDQTISIRNSECDSIIFIRKAERKHSGKYELTVQVENHVDTAVLDIQIVDLPGPPQAVKIEEVWGNNVALDWSPPKDNGNATITGYTIQKADKKTMEWYTCVEHYHRTCITISDLVVGNEYFFRIYSENMVGLSESATTTKDSALIVKEGLHLKNPEYNDRDFSEPPSFTQPLINTSAIAGYNATLNCSVRANPRPKVIWMKNKITIIDDPRYRMFSNQGVCTLEIRKPSPFDGGVYTCKAVNDLGEAQVDCKLEVKGGFTFCELMKRGVPLHLIDKYMNEPKNSESDKKGSN; encoded by the exons GTAAAGATGATGATGTCACGGCCAGCACCCCATCACCTCCACCCCCAGCAG AGGATGGCAACATACCCAAGAAACTTTCTATTGACCTTCCTA ATGATAGCGACCCTGAGTCAACCAGGGGGAGAAAGGACTCAG TGTGGTCACTGGGGGATGGGCAGGCTCCTGAGGAAATTGACAAGCAGATGGACAGTCCGCCCCTCTCAACTCTGTTGATTGAAAAGCCGCAGAGTGGCTCCATCACTGTAG gtGGTGACATCACCTTCATTGCTAAGGTGGAGGCCAAAGACTTGCTTCGTAAACCGACCATTAAGTGGTTTAAGGGCAAGTGGATGGATCTGGCTAGCAAGACAGGGAAACACCTGCAGCTAAAAGAGTCTTTTGATCGCTTTACAAAG GTACACACCTTTGAGATGCACATCATCAAGGCAAAGGACAATTATGCTGGGAATTACAGATGTGAGGTCACCTACAAAGACAAATTTGATAGCTGCTCTTTTGACCTGGAGGTCAaag AAATTCCAGAGGTTTCTCAGAGCATTGATATTCGCTCAGCTTTCAAAAGAAG GGAGCACAAGCAAGAAGAAACTCCCGAAGTGGACGTATGGGAGATTCTGAAAAACGCTCGACCCGATGAATATGAGAAGATTGCTTTTATGTATGGCATTACGGATCTCAGAGGCCTGCTGAGAAGACTCAAGAAAACCAAAAAGGAAGAGAAGAAGAGTGAAG CATTTGCTAAGAGATTGGAACCTGCATATCAGGTGGACAAAGGTGGGAAGATTCGATTAGTGGTGGACCTTGCTGACCCGACTGTGGAGTTAAAATGGTACAAGAATGGACAAGAGATCCGTCCTACCCCAAA GTATATCTTTGAACACAAAGGCACTCAGAGGATAATGGTTATTAACAACTGTCAGACAAATGATGATGCTGCATATTCAGTCACAGCAGGAGATGAGAAATGCACCACTGAACTGTTTGTCAAAG aactgcctgtGAACATAGTGAAGCAGCTGGAGCCAGTGAAAACTACAGTGAATGAGAGAATTGAACTGGAGTGTGAGGTGTCAGAGGAAGGGGCAAAGGTTAGATG GATGAAGAACGGAGTGGAGGTCCCCACAGGTGTGCGATCACGGTACCGTGTGAAATCTGAGGGAACCAAGCACTGGCTGATCATTGAGGATGCTTCAAAAGACGACACCGGCACATACTCCCTGATGGCCACCGGGGGCACCTCTCAAGCGCACGTTCAAGTTGACt TGAAGCCTCTGAAGATTCTGCAGGATCTACAGAGCATGACAGTGTTGTTAGGTCAGCCACTCAAGTTGTCCTGTGACATTTACCCTGGGAATATCCCGGGTCGCTGGTACAGGAACGGCCAGCTGATCCAGCCTAACGACCACATCAACATTTTGCATAGAGCCAA GAGTCACAGCCTTGACATTGAGAGCTCGACCATTCATGATGCTGGTGACTACACCTTTGTTCCAGAGGGATACTCGCAGACACTGAGTGCCAAAGTGCACATCATAG ATCCTCCCAAAGTGCATTTAGAGGCACTTAATGTCCAGGACAACACTGTGATGATTGTAGCTGGAAACAAACTCCGCTTGGAGATCCCCATTAGTGGAGAACCAGCACCCAGAGTGGTTTGGATGAAGGGAGAAAGG GTCATTCTAGATACAGGCAGTCGAGTTCGGGCCGAGACATTTGCAGACCACACCTGCCTCACTATTGATGTCACAGAAAGAGAAGACACTGGTAACTATAAGATCGTCCTTCAGAATGAGGCTGGAGAGGATACAGCCAGTATTAAAGTCAAAGTTGTGG aTATCCCAGATCCCCCCGAATCTCCTCTAGTTCCTAATGTAGGTGGAGACTGGTGCACTATGACATGGGAGCCTCCACGTTATGACGGTGGTTCCCCCATTCTTG GATACTTCATTGAGCGAAAGAAAAAACAGAGCTCACGGTGGATGAGGCTGAATTTTGATCTTTGCAAAGAGACCACATTTGAGCCCAAAAAGATGATTGAAGGTGTTCCCTATGAGGTGCGAATCTTCGCTGTTAATGCCATCGGTGCCTCCAAACCCAGTGAACCCTCCAAACCTTTCATTCCATTGG CTGTGACCAGTGAGCCCACAATGTTGGTGGTGGATGATGTCACAGATACTACAGTAACTATGAAGTGGAGGCCTCCAGACACCATTGGTGCAGCAGGACTTGATGGATACCAAATTGAATACTGCATCGAAGGAA CTGATGACTGGATACTGGCTAATAAAGAGCTGACAGAAAAAACAAAGTACACCATAACTGGTCTGCCATCCACGGAGAAGATCCTAGTGCGTGTTAAGGCCATAAATGCTGCTGGGGCCAGTCCACCCCGTACTACACAACACTCAATACTGGTGAAAGAAGTCATTG AGCCTCCTAAAATACGCATACCACGACATTTAAAGCAGACGTACGTTAGAAAAGTTGGCGAAGTTGTAAACCTTGTTGTGCCATTTATG ggAAAACCAAGGCCAAAGGTCACCTGGTTGAAAGAGGGTCAGCCTATTGACCAAACCATCAGCATTCGCAACTCAGAGTGCGACAGCATCATCTTCATTCGCAAAGCAGAGCGAAAGCATTCTGGGAAATACGAACTGACTGTACAGGTGGAGAATCACGTCGACACAGCCGTGTTGGACATACAGATAGTTG ACCTTCCAGGCCCACCACAGGCTGTAAAGATCGAAGAGGTCTGGGGTAATAACGTAGCATTGGACTGGAGCCCACCGAAGGACAACGGCAATGCAACCATAACAGGCTACACCATCCAGAAAGCTGACAAAAAGACTATG GAGTGGTACACATGTGTGGAGCATTACCATCGTACCTGCATCACAATCTCAGATCTGGTGGTGGGTAATGAGTATTTCTTCAGGATCTATTCAGAGAACATGGTGGGCTTGAGTGAAAGTGCCACTACCACTAAAGACAGTGCTCTCATCGTAAAGGAAG GCTTGCACCTGAAGAACCCTGAATACAATGACCGTGACTTCTCCGAGCCGCCCAGCTTCACTCAGCCACTAATCAACACCTCCGCCATCGCTGGGTACAACGCCACCCTCAACTGCAGCGTGCGTGCCAACCCTAGG CCTAAGGTGATCtggatgaaaaacaaaattaccaTCATAGACGACCCACGTTACCGCATGTTCAGCAACCAGGGCGTGTGTACGCTCGAGATCCGCAAGCCCAGCCCGTTTGATGGAGGTGTATACACCTGCAAGGCAGTCAATGACCTTGGAGAGGCTCAGGTGGACTGCAAACTAGAGGTCAAAG gAGGTTTTACATTCTGTGAGCTGATGAAGCGAGGAGTTCCCTTACACCTCATTGATAAGTACATGAACGAGCCTAAGAACTCTGAATCAGACAAGAAGGGGTCCAACTGA
- the mybpc1 gene encoding myosin-binding protein C, slow-type isoform X2, with product MPEPTKKDDGQPEENVAPVDAPSENSIEMTPTEDGNIPKKLSIDLPNDSDPESTRGRKDSVWSLGDGQAPEEIDKQMDSPPLSTLLIEKPQSGSITVGGDITFIAKVEAKDLLRKPTIKWFKGKWMDLASKTGKHLQLKESFDRFTKVHTFEMHIIKAKDNYAGNYRCEVTYKDKFDSCSFDLEVKEIPEVSQSIDIRSAFKRSSEGQDDAGELDFSALLKHREHKQEETPEVDVWEILKNARPDEYEKIAFMYGITDLRGLLRRLKKTKKEEKKSEAFAKRLEPAYQVDKGGKIRLVVDLADPTVELKWYKNGQEIRPTPKYIFEHKGTQRIMVINNCQTNDDAAYSVTAGDEKCTTELFVKELPVNIVKQLEPVKTTVNERIELECEVSEEGAKVRWMKNGVEVPTGVRSRYRVKSEGTKHWLIIEDASKDDTGTYSLMATGGTSQAHVQVDLKPLKILQDLQSMTVLLGQPLKLSCDIYPGNIPGRWYRNGQLIQPNDHINILHRAKSHSLDIESSTIHDAGDYTFVPEGYSQTLSAKVHIIDPPKVHLEALNVQDNTVMIVAGNKLRLEIPISGEPAPRVVWMKGERVILDTGSRVRAETFADHTCLTIDVTEREDTGNYKIVLQNEAGEDTASIKVKVVDIPDPPESPLVPNVGGDWCTMTWEPPRYDGGSPILGYFIERKKKQSSRWMRLNFDLCKETTFEPKKMIEGVPYEVRIFAVNAIGASKPSEPSKPFIPLAVTSEPTMLVVDDVTDTTVTMKWRPPDTIGAAGLDGYQIEYCIEGTDDWILANKELTEKTKYTITGLPSTEKILVRVKAINAAGASPPRTTQHSILVKEVIEPPKIRIPRHLKQTYVRKVGEVVNLVVPFMGKPRPKVTWLKEGQPIDQTISIRNSECDSIIFIRKAERKHSGKYELTVQVENHVDTAVLDIQIVDLPGPPQAVKIEEVWGNNVALDWSPPKDNGNATITGYTIQKADKKTMEWYTCVEHYHRTCITISDLVVGNEYFFRIYSENMVGLSESATTTKDSALIVKEGKFPHDTAFGLYHAQSPSPRPFPSHSSSSSFSSHSRSGLHLKNPEYNDRDFSEPPSFTQPLINTSAIAGYNATLNCSVRANPRPKVIWMKNKITIIDDPRYRMFSNQGVCTLEIRKPSPFDGGVYTCKAVNDLGEAQVDCKLEVKGGFTFCELMKRGVPLHLIDKYMNEPKNSESDKKGSN from the exons AGGATGGCAACATACCCAAGAAACTTTCTATTGACCTTCCTA ATGATAGCGACCCTGAGTCAACCAGGGGGAGAAAGGACTCAG TGTGGTCACTGGGGGATGGGCAGGCTCCTGAGGAAATTGACAAGCAGATGGACAGTCCGCCCCTCTCAACTCTGTTGATTGAAAAGCCGCAGAGTGGCTCCATCACTGTAG gtGGTGACATCACCTTCATTGCTAAGGTGGAGGCCAAAGACTTGCTTCGTAAACCGACCATTAAGTGGTTTAAGGGCAAGTGGATGGATCTGGCTAGCAAGACAGGGAAACACCTGCAGCTAAAAGAGTCTTTTGATCGCTTTACAAAG GTACACACCTTTGAGATGCACATCATCAAGGCAAAGGACAATTATGCTGGGAATTACAGATGTGAGGTCACCTACAAAGACAAATTTGATAGCTGCTCTTTTGACCTGGAGGTCAaag AAATTCCAGAGGTTTCTCAGAGCATTGATATTCGCTCAGCTTTCAAAAGAAG CAGTGAAGGCCAAGACGATGCAGGCGAGCTTGACTTTAGTGCGCTTCTCAAACATAG GGAGCACAAGCAAGAAGAAACTCCCGAAGTGGACGTATGGGAGATTCTGAAAAACGCTCGACCCGATGAATATGAGAAGATTGCTTTTATGTATGGCATTACGGATCTCAGAGGCCTGCTGAGAAGACTCAAGAAAACCAAAAAGGAAGAGAAGAAGAGTGAAG CATTTGCTAAGAGATTGGAACCTGCATATCAGGTGGACAAAGGTGGGAAGATTCGATTAGTGGTGGACCTTGCTGACCCGACTGTGGAGTTAAAATGGTACAAGAATGGACAAGAGATCCGTCCTACCCCAAA GTATATCTTTGAACACAAAGGCACTCAGAGGATAATGGTTATTAACAACTGTCAGACAAATGATGATGCTGCATATTCAGTCACAGCAGGAGATGAGAAATGCACCACTGAACTGTTTGTCAAAG aactgcctgtGAACATAGTGAAGCAGCTGGAGCCAGTGAAAACTACAGTGAATGAGAGAATTGAACTGGAGTGTGAGGTGTCAGAGGAAGGGGCAAAGGTTAGATG GATGAAGAACGGAGTGGAGGTCCCCACAGGTGTGCGATCACGGTACCGTGTGAAATCTGAGGGAACCAAGCACTGGCTGATCATTGAGGATGCTTCAAAAGACGACACCGGCACATACTCCCTGATGGCCACCGGGGGCACCTCTCAAGCGCACGTTCAAGTTGACt TGAAGCCTCTGAAGATTCTGCAGGATCTACAGAGCATGACAGTGTTGTTAGGTCAGCCACTCAAGTTGTCCTGTGACATTTACCCTGGGAATATCCCGGGTCGCTGGTACAGGAACGGCCAGCTGATCCAGCCTAACGACCACATCAACATTTTGCATAGAGCCAA GAGTCACAGCCTTGACATTGAGAGCTCGACCATTCATGATGCTGGTGACTACACCTTTGTTCCAGAGGGATACTCGCAGACACTGAGTGCCAAAGTGCACATCATAG ATCCTCCCAAAGTGCATTTAGAGGCACTTAATGTCCAGGACAACACTGTGATGATTGTAGCTGGAAACAAACTCCGCTTGGAGATCCCCATTAGTGGAGAACCAGCACCCAGAGTGGTTTGGATGAAGGGAGAAAGG GTCATTCTAGATACAGGCAGTCGAGTTCGGGCCGAGACATTTGCAGACCACACCTGCCTCACTATTGATGTCACAGAAAGAGAAGACACTGGTAACTATAAGATCGTCCTTCAGAATGAGGCTGGAGAGGATACAGCCAGTATTAAAGTCAAAGTTGTGG aTATCCCAGATCCCCCCGAATCTCCTCTAGTTCCTAATGTAGGTGGAGACTGGTGCACTATGACATGGGAGCCTCCACGTTATGACGGTGGTTCCCCCATTCTTG GATACTTCATTGAGCGAAAGAAAAAACAGAGCTCACGGTGGATGAGGCTGAATTTTGATCTTTGCAAAGAGACCACATTTGAGCCCAAAAAGATGATTGAAGGTGTTCCCTATGAGGTGCGAATCTTCGCTGTTAATGCCATCGGTGCCTCCAAACCCAGTGAACCCTCCAAACCTTTCATTCCATTGG CTGTGACCAGTGAGCCCACAATGTTGGTGGTGGATGATGTCACAGATACTACAGTAACTATGAAGTGGAGGCCTCCAGACACCATTGGTGCAGCAGGACTTGATGGATACCAAATTGAATACTGCATCGAAGGAA CTGATGACTGGATACTGGCTAATAAAGAGCTGACAGAAAAAACAAAGTACACCATAACTGGTCTGCCATCCACGGAGAAGATCCTAGTGCGTGTTAAGGCCATAAATGCTGCTGGGGCCAGTCCACCCCGTACTACACAACACTCAATACTGGTGAAAGAAGTCATTG AGCCTCCTAAAATACGCATACCACGACATTTAAAGCAGACGTACGTTAGAAAAGTTGGCGAAGTTGTAAACCTTGTTGTGCCATTTATG ggAAAACCAAGGCCAAAGGTCACCTGGTTGAAAGAGGGTCAGCCTATTGACCAAACCATCAGCATTCGCAACTCAGAGTGCGACAGCATCATCTTCATTCGCAAAGCAGAGCGAAAGCATTCTGGGAAATACGAACTGACTGTACAGGTGGAGAATCACGTCGACACAGCCGTGTTGGACATACAGATAGTTG ACCTTCCAGGCCCACCACAGGCTGTAAAGATCGAAGAGGTCTGGGGTAATAACGTAGCATTGGACTGGAGCCCACCGAAGGACAACGGCAATGCAACCATAACAGGCTACACCATCCAGAAAGCTGACAAAAAGACTATG GAGTGGTACACATGTGTGGAGCATTACCATCGTACCTGCATCACAATCTCAGATCTGGTGGTGGGTAATGAGTATTTCTTCAGGATCTATTCAGAGAACATGGTGGGCTTGAGTGAAAGTGCCACTACCACTAAAGACAGTGCTCTCATCGTAAAGGAAG GGAAATTTCCCCATGATACAGCTTTCGGCTTGTATCATGCACAGTCACCCTCTCCCCGTCCCTTCCCCTCtcactcttcctcctcctccttttcCTCTCACTCTCGATCAGGCTTGCACCTGAAGAACCCTGAATACAATGACCGTGACTTCTCCGAGCCGCCCAGCTTCACTCAGCCACTAATCAACACCTCCGCCATCGCTGGGTACAACGCCACCCTCAACTGCAGCGTGCGTGCCAACCCTAGG CCTAAGGTGATCtggatgaaaaacaaaattaccaTCATAGACGACCCACGTTACCGCATGTTCAGCAACCAGGGCGTGTGTACGCTCGAGATCCGCAAGCCCAGCCCGTTTGATGGAGGTGTATACACCTGCAAGGCAGTCAATGACCTTGGAGAGGCTCAGGTGGACTGCAAACTAGAGGTCAAAG gAGGTTTTACATTCTGTGAGCTGATGAAGCGAGGAGTTCCCTTACACCTCATTGATAAGTACATGAACGAGCCTAAGAACTCTGAATCAGACAAGAAGGGGTCCAACTGA
- the mybpc1 gene encoding myosin-binding protein C, slow-type isoform X5: protein MPEPTKKDDGQPEENVAPVDAPSENSIEMTPTGKDDDVTASTPSPPPPAEDGNIPKKLSIDLPNDSDPESTRGRKDSVWSLGDGQAPEEIDKQMDSPPLSTLLIEKPQSGSITVGGDITFIAKVEAKDLLRKPTIKWFKGKWMDLASKTGKHLQLKESFDRFTKVHTFEMHIIKAKDNYAGNYRCEVTYKDKFDSCSFDLEVKEIPEVSQSIDIRSAFKRSSEGQDDAGELDFSALLKHREHKQEETPEVDVWEILKNARPDEYEKIAFMYGITDLRGLLRRLKKTKKEEKKSEAFAKRLEPAYQVDKGGKIRLVVDLADPTVELKWYKNGQEIRPTPKYIFEHKGTQRIMVINNCQTNDDAAYSVTAGDEKCTTELFVKELPVNIVKQLEPVKTTVNERIELECEVSEEGAKVRWMKNGVEVPTGVRSRYRVKSEGTKHWLIIEDASKDDTGTYSLMATGGTSQAHVQVDLKPLKILQDLQSMTVLLGQPLKLSCDIYPGNIPGRWYRNGQLIQPNDHINILHRAKSHSLDIESSTIHDAGDYTFVPEGYSQTLSAKVHIIDPPKVHLEALNVQDNTVMIVAGNKLRLEIPISGEPAPRVVWMKGERVILDTGSRVRAETFADHTCLTIDVTEREDTGNYKIVLQNEAGEDTASIKVKVVDIPDPPESPLVPNVGGDWCTMTWEPPRYDGGSPILGYFIERKKKQSSRWMRLNFDLCKETTFEPKKMIEGVPYEVRIFAVNAIGASKPSEPSKPFIPLAVTSEPTMLVVDDVTDTTVTMKWRPPDTIGAAGLDGYQIEYCIEGTDDWILANKELTEKTKYTITGLPSTEKILVRVKAINAAGASPPRTTQHSILVKEVIEPPKIRIPRHLKQTYVRKVGEVVNLVVPFMGKPRPKVTWLKEGQPIDQTISIRNSECDSIIFIRKAERKHSGKYELTVQVENHVDTAVLDIQIVDLPGPPQAVKIEEVWGNNVALDWSPPKDNGNATITGYTIQKADKKTMEWYTCVEHYHRTCITISDLVVGNEYFFRIYSENMVGLSESATTTKDSALIVKEGLHLKNPEYNDRDFSEPPSFTQPLINTSAIAGYNATLNCSVRANPRPKVIWMKNKITIIDDPRYRMFSNQGVCTLEIRKPSPFDGGVYTCKAVNDLGEAQVDCKLEVKGGFTFCELMKRGVPLHLIDKYMNEPKNSESDKKGSN from the exons GTAAAGATGATGATGTCACGGCCAGCACCCCATCACCTCCACCCCCAGCAG AGGATGGCAACATACCCAAGAAACTTTCTATTGACCTTCCTA ATGATAGCGACCCTGAGTCAACCAGGGGGAGAAAGGACTCAG TGTGGTCACTGGGGGATGGGCAGGCTCCTGAGGAAATTGACAAGCAGATGGACAGTCCGCCCCTCTCAACTCTGTTGATTGAAAAGCCGCAGAGTGGCTCCATCACTGTAG gtGGTGACATCACCTTCATTGCTAAGGTGGAGGCCAAAGACTTGCTTCGTAAACCGACCATTAAGTGGTTTAAGGGCAAGTGGATGGATCTGGCTAGCAAGACAGGGAAACACCTGCAGCTAAAAGAGTCTTTTGATCGCTTTACAAAG GTACACACCTTTGAGATGCACATCATCAAGGCAAAGGACAATTATGCTGGGAATTACAGATGTGAGGTCACCTACAAAGACAAATTTGATAGCTGCTCTTTTGACCTGGAGGTCAaag AAATTCCAGAGGTTTCTCAGAGCATTGATATTCGCTCAGCTTTCAAAAGAAG CAGTGAAGGCCAAGACGATGCAGGCGAGCTTGACTTTAGTGCGCTTCTCAAACATAG GGAGCACAAGCAAGAAGAAACTCCCGAAGTGGACGTATGGGAGATTCTGAAAAACGCTCGACCCGATGAATATGAGAAGATTGCTTTTATGTATGGCATTACGGATCTCAGAGGCCTGCTGAGAAGACTCAAGAAAACCAAAAAGGAAGAGAAGAAGAGTGAAG CATTTGCTAAGAGATTGGAACCTGCATATCAGGTGGACAAAGGTGGGAAGATTCGATTAGTGGTGGACCTTGCTGACCCGACTGTGGAGTTAAAATGGTACAAGAATGGACAAGAGATCCGTCCTACCCCAAA GTATATCTTTGAACACAAAGGCACTCAGAGGATAATGGTTATTAACAACTGTCAGACAAATGATGATGCTGCATATTCAGTCACAGCAGGAGATGAGAAATGCACCACTGAACTGTTTGTCAAAG aactgcctgtGAACATAGTGAAGCAGCTGGAGCCAGTGAAAACTACAGTGAATGAGAGAATTGAACTGGAGTGTGAGGTGTCAGAGGAAGGGGCAAAGGTTAGATG GATGAAGAACGGAGTGGAGGTCCCCACAGGTGTGCGATCACGGTACCGTGTGAAATCTGAGGGAACCAAGCACTGGCTGATCATTGAGGATGCTTCAAAAGACGACACCGGCACATACTCCCTGATGGCCACCGGGGGCACCTCTCAAGCGCACGTTCAAGTTGACt TGAAGCCTCTGAAGATTCTGCAGGATCTACAGAGCATGACAGTGTTGTTAGGTCAGCCACTCAAGTTGTCCTGTGACATTTACCCTGGGAATATCCCGGGTCGCTGGTACAGGAACGGCCAGCTGATCCAGCCTAACGACCACATCAACATTTTGCATAGAGCCAA GAGTCACAGCCTTGACATTGAGAGCTCGACCATTCATGATGCTGGTGACTACACCTTTGTTCCAGAGGGATACTCGCAGACACTGAGTGCCAAAGTGCACATCATAG ATCCTCCCAAAGTGCATTTAGAGGCACTTAATGTCCAGGACAACACTGTGATGATTGTAGCTGGAAACAAACTCCGCTTGGAGATCCCCATTAGTGGAGAACCAGCACCCAGAGTGGTTTGGATGAAGGGAGAAAGG GTCATTCTAGATACAGGCAGTCGAGTTCGGGCCGAGACATTTGCAGACCACACCTGCCTCACTATTGATGTCACAGAAAGAGAAGACACTGGTAACTATAAGATCGTCCTTCAGAATGAGGCTGGAGAGGATACAGCCAGTATTAAAGTCAAAGTTGTGG aTATCCCAGATCCCCCCGAATCTCCTCTAGTTCCTAATGTAGGTGGAGACTGGTGCACTATGACATGGGAGCCTCCACGTTATGACGGTGGTTCCCCCATTCTTG GATACTTCATTGAGCGAAAGAAAAAACAGAGCTCACGGTGGATGAGGCTGAATTTTGATCTTTGCAAAGAGACCACATTTGAGCCCAAAAAGATGATTGAAGGTGTTCCCTATGAGGTGCGAATCTTCGCTGTTAATGCCATCGGTGCCTCCAAACCCAGTGAACCCTCCAAACCTTTCATTCCATTGG CTGTGACCAGTGAGCCCACAATGTTGGTGGTGGATGATGTCACAGATACTACAGTAACTATGAAGTGGAGGCCTCCAGACACCATTGGTGCAGCAGGACTTGATGGATACCAAATTGAATACTGCATCGAAGGAA CTGATGACTGGATACTGGCTAATAAAGAGCTGACAGAAAAAACAAAGTACACCATAACTGGTCTGCCATCCACGGAGAAGATCCTAGTGCGTGTTAAGGCCATAAATGCTGCTGGGGCCAGTCCACCCCGTACTACACAACACTCAATACTGGTGAAAGAAGTCATTG AGCCTCCTAAAATACGCATACCACGACATTTAAAGCAGACGTACGTTAGAAAAGTTGGCGAAGTTGTAAACCTTGTTGTGCCATTTATG ggAAAACCAAGGCCAAAGGTCACCTGGTTGAAAGAGGGTCAGCCTATTGACCAAACCATCAGCATTCGCAACTCAGAGTGCGACAGCATCATCTTCATTCGCAAAGCAGAGCGAAAGCATTCTGGGAAATACGAACTGACTGTACAGGTGGAGAATCACGTCGACACAGCCGTGTTGGACATACAGATAGTTG ACCTTCCAGGCCCACCACAGGCTGTAAAGATCGAAGAGGTCTGGGGTAATAACGTAGCATTGGACTGGAGCCCACCGAAGGACAACGGCAATGCAACCATAACAGGCTACACCATCCAGAAAGCTGACAAAAAGACTATG GAGTGGTACACATGTGTGGAGCATTACCATCGTACCTGCATCACAATCTCAGATCTGGTGGTGGGTAATGAGTATTTCTTCAGGATCTATTCAGAGAACATGGTGGGCTTGAGTGAAAGTGCCACTACCACTAAAGACAGTGCTCTCATCGTAAAGGAAG GCTTGCACCTGAAGAACCCTGAATACAATGACCGTGACTTCTCCGAGCCGCCCAGCTTCACTCAGCCACTAATCAACACCTCCGCCATCGCTGGGTACAACGCCACCCTCAACTGCAGCGTGCGTGCCAACCCTAGG CCTAAGGTGATCtggatgaaaaacaaaattaccaTCATAGACGACCCACGTTACCGCATGTTCAGCAACCAGGGCGTGTGTACGCTCGAGATCCGCAAGCCCAGCCCGTTTGATGGAGGTGTATACACCTGCAAGGCAGTCAATGACCTTGGAGAGGCTCAGGTGGACTGCAAACTAGAGGTCAAAG gAGGTTTTACATTCTGTGAGCTGATGAAGCGAGGAGTTCCCTTACACCTCATTGATAAGTACATGAACGAGCCTAAGAACTCTGAATCAGACAAGAAGGGGTCCAACTGA